From Magnolia sinica isolate HGM2019 chromosome 13, MsV1, whole genome shotgun sequence, one genomic window encodes:
- the LOC131222409 gene encoding G-type lectin S-receptor-like serine/threonine-protein kinase LECRK3, with protein MAAALSHLLIFFPLLLPLSTTAQTSRNVSLGSSLSAGGVNSSWVSPSGHFAFGFYRLANRNLFLLAICFDKIPEKTMVWFANRDNPVQQGSTVQLTEDGRLVLKDHQGQLIWEPKSINGSVSYAAMLDTGNFILSSNDSVVRWGSFDEPTDTILPTQVLNFGGKLSSRLTETNYSIGMFELRFLPDGNLVLNRLSLPTGNAYEAYYVSGTYHSGNQVIFNQSGYIYITRSNESVLNLTPSSPVLTEDHYHRATLDIDGTFRQYKYPKAGASDGSGDEGWSVVKSTPDNICTVVENKEGGSGACGFNSYCSLNDGWAVCDCPPGFSFIDESNKFKGCKPDDVVQACKLDPSMQKALFDLKEMKDVNFPWNDYEKMTPITEDKCKEACLDDCRCMVAIFSSSTCWKKKLPLSNGVTSTITVGKAIIKVLKANYSQLLLPPDSKEKDQATTVFVGSMLLGSSMFLNVAFPLAISLFVSYKYHKRSLKVQRNPNMLRSNLRSFTYRELEEATDGFNEELGRGTFGTVYKGTMQLDSMATSVAVKKLERVIEEGEKELKTEVGAIGRTHHKNLVQLLGFCNEGAHRLLVYEFMSNGSLASLLFGTSKPTWNQRLKMVFGIARGLRYLHEECSSQIIHCDIKPQNILLDDNLMAKISDFGLAKLLRTDQTRTSTGFRGTRGYVAPEWYKNMPITSKVDVYSFGVMLLEIVCCKKNVESVVGNEEKAVLTDWAYGCYRRGRLDMLVMDDQDAMEDMKRVERLVKLGIWCIQEEPSLRPCMKKVTQILEGAVEVSVPPHPSSFISSLG; from the coding sequence ATGGCTGCTGCTCTTTCTCATCTTCTCATCTTCTTCCCTCTGCTTCTTCCACTCTCTACCACCGCCCAAACTAGCCGCAATGTAAGTTTGGGATCGTCTCTCTCTGCAGGCGGTGTAAACTCTTCATGGGTCTCACCCTCCGGCCACTTCGCTTTCGGATTCTATCGTCTCGCCAACAGAAATCTCTTTTTGCTAGCAATCTGTTTCGACAAAATACCCGAAAAGACCATGGTCTGGTTCGCTAACAGAGATAATCCAGTGCAACAAGGATCGACGGTCCAGCTCACAGAAGATGGACGGCTCGTGCTCAAGGACCATCAAGGCCAGCTGATATGGGAACCCAAATCCATAAATGGTAGTGTCTCTTATGCTGCCATGCTCGACACTGGCAATTTCATTCTATCAAGCAACGATTCTGTCGTTAGATGGGGAAGCTTCGACGAGCCGACTGACACCATCTTGCCGACACAGGTGTTGAATTTCGGTGGCAAGCTTTCGAGCCGTCTGACAGAGACCAACTACTCAATCGGAATGTTCGAGCTCCGTTTTCTGCCCGATGGTAATCTCGTTCTCAATCGCTTGTCTCTCCCAACTGGAAATGCCTACGAAGCTTATTATGTGAGTGGCACATATCATTCGGGTAATCAGGTGATCTTCAATCAGTCAGGTTATATTTACATCACAAGAAGTAATGAAAGCGTACTCAATCTCACGCCGTCAAGCCCTGTTTTAACGGAAGACCACTACCATAGGGCGACGCTTGACATAGATGGAACTTTCAGGCAGTATAAATACCCAAAGGCTGGCGCAAGCGATGGTAGTGGGGACGAGGGATGGTCTGTCGTGAAGTCCACTCCCGATAACATCTGTACGGTTGTCGAAAACAAAGAAGGAGGCAGCGGTGCTTGTGGATTTAACAGCTATTGCAGCCTCAATGATGGATGGGCCGTTTGCGACTGTCCACCTGGGTTTTCCTTTATCGAtgagagtaacaaattcaaaggttGCAAGCCAGATGATGTTGTACAAGCTTGCAAGCTTGATCCGTCGATGCAGAAGGCTCTGTTTGATCTGAAGGAGATGAAGGATGTGAATTTTCCTTGGAATGACTATGAAAAGATGACACCCATTACGGAAGATAAATGTAAAGAGGCTTGTTTGGATGATTGTCGCTGTATGGTTGCCATCTTCAGCTCCAGCACCTGTTGGAAGAAGAAGCTTCCTCTCTCAAATGGGGTGACGAGTACTATAACCGTCGGAAAAGCTATCATTAAAGTATTGAAGGCGAATTATTCACAGCTACTACTTCCTCCGGATTCGAAGGAGAAAGATCAAGCGACGACGGTCTTTGTTGGATCAATGCTTCTAGGCAGCTCCATGTTTCTCAACGTTGCATTCCCACTAGCAATCTCTCTGTTTGTTTCATATAAATACCATAAGAGATCACTGAAAGTTCAACGCAATCCAAATATGCTGCGATCAAATTTGCGGTCTTTTACTTACAGAGAGTTGGAAGAAGCGACAGATGGGTTCAACGAAGAATTGGGTAGGGGTACTTTTGGCACTGTTTATAAAGGAACTATGCAATTAGATTCCATGGCTACTTCCGTTGCAGTCAAGAAGCTCGAGAGAGTTATAGAAGAGGGCGAGAAGGAATTGAAGACGGAAGTGGGAGCGATCGGCCGGACCCATCATAAGAATCTAGTCCAATTGCTTGGATTCTGCAACGAGGGGGCCCACCGTCTTCTGGTGTATGAGTTCATGAGCAATGGATCCTTGGCAAGCTTGCTCTTTGGGACATCAAAACCCACCTGGAATCAACGGTTGAAGATGGTGTTCGGGATTGCTAGAGGGCTCAGGTACTTGCATGAAGAATGCAGCTCCCAGATCATACATTGCGATATAAAGCCTCAAAACATACTTCTAGATGATAATCTAATGGCCAAGATTTCTGATTTTGGATTGGCAAAGCTATTGAGGACAGACCAGACCCGAACAAGCACAGGCTTCCGAGGCACCAGAGGCTATGTTGCACCGGAATGGTACAAGAACATGCCGATCACGTCCAAGGTCGATGTGTATAGCTTCGGTGTAATGCTTTTGGAGATTGTTTGTTGCAAGAAGAACGTGGAATCAGTTGTGGGGAATGAGGAGAAGGCGGTCTTGACGGATTGGGCCTATGGATGCTATCGAAGGGGGAGATTGGACATGTTAGTGATGGACGACCAAGATGCAATGGAGGACATGAAGAGGGTGGAGAGGCTGGTGAAATTAGGGATTTGGTGCATACAAGAAGAGCCATCGCTGAGGCCTTGTATGAAGAAGGTGACACAGATACTTGAAGGTGCAGTTGAAGTTTCAGTGCCCCCTCACCCTTCTTCTTTCATTAGTTCGCTTGGTTGA